In one window of Thalassophryne amazonica chromosome 9, fThaAma1.1, whole genome shotgun sequence DNA:
- the tmem88a gene encoding transmembrane protein 88a, whose translation MSLSRNGTLEKPVCEQAQSDSGSPSRAGSGVVVPPPYSPGSSEAAYSPLELRGSLDCWACSVLVTAQNLIIALINAGLASIIFGTILTPALAMIIFGFMCHSTVQPHGTSLYCSDLLDDGGCVALLVVGFLLLTPLLVLALAAYCRLARHLQLGLCFIPYSRAVYKDLPASRQREVNAGSCCAQQGASEREAKGSIWV comes from the exons ATGAGTCTGTCGCGAAATGGGACTTTGGAGAAGCCGGTGTGTGAACAGGCCCAGTCTGACTCAGGCTCGCCGTCCAGAGCAGGGTCAGGGGTCGTGGTGCCTCCTCCGTACTCCCCAGGCAGCAGCGAGGCCGCGTACAGCCCTCTGGAGTTAAGGGGCTCTCTGGACTGCTGGGCCTGCTCCGTCCTGGTCACCGCCCAGAACCTGATCATAGCACTCATCAATGCTGGACTGGCCAGCATTATTTTTGGCACCATCCTCACCCCGGCCCTTGCCATGATCATATTTGGCTTCATGTGCCACTCCACG GTGCAGCCTCACGGAACCTCTCTGTATTGTTCGGACCTGCTGGACGATGGCGGCTGCGTGGCGCTGCTGGTTGTTGGCTTCCTGCTGCTCACTCCGCTGCTGGTTCTGGCGCTCGCCGCCTACTGCCGCCTGGCTCGACACCTCCAGCTGGGCCTGTGCTTCATCCCCTACAGCCGCGCCGTCTACAAGGACCTGCCGGCCTCACGCCAGCGGGAGGTCAATGCAGGCAGCTGCTGCGCCCAACAGGGGGCGTCAGAGAGAGAGGCCAAAGGCAGCATATGGGTGTAG